Proteins encoded in a region of the Paenibacillus sp. E222 genome:
- a CDS encoding PLP-dependent aminotransferase family protein, with translation MRKYEIIAESLKEWIQDQLRQQNSGQWQDKGIKLPAVRVLAEQYQCSVSTAIRAYEWLEERHLVYAVPQSGYYAVQNGAEVEDGEWQGPLDFASAAPDPRVFPYSDFRHCVDEAMAKKQADLFLYGTERGLPSLIELLEKQFADYQVFARQEQFFITSGVQQALAVLALMPFPNGKKQVMLELPGYHNMPSLLQGLNVPIAGVRRSLDGLDWEALERQFREGDIKFFYVMPRFHNPIGTSLTAAEKKKLIRLAQRYDVYLVEDDFLADLEENTKQDPLWSYDTEGRVIYLKSYSKILFPGLRIGVAILPASLTASFSKYKKMLDIDTAVLSQAALEVYIRNGMFAHHGKVIRSRYAARMNKLYEQLNAFPDFSPFVKAPRTGGEHTVLPLPKDMPLRVLLSRLDQRGVIADTTERYYPEGAQEIHQDKMLRLNISNVPKQRIKEGLRIIREEIVKLQKASTQAD, from the coding sequence ATGAGAAAATACGAGATTATCGCCGAATCACTGAAGGAATGGATTCAGGACCAATTGCGGCAGCAAAACAGTGGACAATGGCAGGATAAAGGCATCAAACTGCCGGCTGTACGTGTTCTGGCTGAGCAATATCAATGTAGTGTGAGTACAGCCATACGCGCGTACGAGTGGCTGGAGGAGCGGCATCTGGTCTACGCGGTGCCCCAGTCCGGGTATTATGCGGTTCAGAATGGAGCCGAGGTGGAGGATGGAGAGTGGCAGGGGCCGCTGGATTTTGCCTCCGCAGCTCCTGATCCGCGAGTGTTCCCGTATTCCGATTTTCGCCATTGTGTGGATGAGGCAATGGCGAAGAAACAGGCCGACCTGTTCTTGTACGGAACGGAGAGAGGCTTGCCTTCCTTGATTGAATTGCTGGAGAAGCAATTCGCCGATTATCAGGTGTTTGCCCGACAGGAACAGTTCTTTATTACGTCAGGGGTACAGCAGGCCCTTGCTGTGCTGGCGCTAATGCCTTTTCCGAATGGGAAAAAGCAGGTGATGCTGGAACTGCCGGGTTATCATAATATGCCTTCGCTTCTACAAGGACTGAATGTACCGATTGCTGGTGTGAGACGCTCGCTGGATGGCCTGGATTGGGAGGCGCTCGAACGACAGTTCCGCGAAGGAGACATCAAATTTTTTTATGTCATGCCGCGTTTTCACAACCCGATTGGGACTTCCCTGACGGCAGCTGAGAAGAAAAAATTGATCCGCCTGGCGCAGCGTTACGATGTCTATCTGGTAGAGGACGATTTCTTGGCTGATCTGGAAGAGAACACAAAGCAGGACCCGTTATGGTCGTATGATACGGAAGGGCGAGTCATTTATCTGAAAAGTTACTCCAAAATCCTGTTTCCCGGCCTGCGGATTGGCGTGGCTATTCTGCCTGCAAGTCTTACTGCATCATTTAGTAAATACAAAAAAATGCTCGACATTGACACAGCGGTATTGTCTCAGGCAGCACTTGAGGTCTACATCCGTAACGGGATGTTTGCTCACCATGGCAAAGTCATCCGCAGCCGCTATGCTGCCCGGATGAACAAATTGTATGAACAGCTTAATGCCTTCCCGGACTTCAGTCCATTTGTGAAAGCACCGCGCACAGGAGGGGAGCATACGGTTCTGCCACTGCCTAAGGATATGCCGCTCAGGGTCTTGCTGTCCCGGTTGGATCAACGTGGAGTCATTGCCGATACAACAGAACGATATTATCCGGAAGGTGCACAGGAGATACATCAGGATAAAATGCTGCGGTTAAATATATCCAATGTTCCAAAGCAGCGGATCAAGGAAGGGCTGCGGATTATCCGTGAGGAAATAGTGAAACTGCAAAAGGCGTCCACACAAGCGGATTAA
- a CDS encoding ATP-binding cassette domain-containing protein, whose amino-acid sequence MLAIDVKDLRKSFSVQKSRGGLKGAFQDLFARQYQEVLAVNDISFQIPQGEICGYIGENGAGKSTTIKMLTGILVPTSGQISVGGYVPYQEREKFVQNIGVVFGQRSQLWWDIGVIESFHLLRKVYRVGEIDFRKRLDELVERLQLQDLLNRPVRKLSLGQRMRCELVAALLHNPDIVFLDEPTIGLDIVVKSEIREFLKDMNKEHGTTILLTTHDLQDIEALCSRVIMLDAGNIIYDGGLDHLKSQWGKEREIRFKFGTAHPMEQMLEWTAALPVRWTVENELSASVWIPLELNVSDVLGRVVGQADITDIQIIEINTDEIVRSIYQSGSAERPEIVGAKNEAVGVS is encoded by the coding sequence ATGCTGGCGATTGATGTCAAAGATTTACGCAAGTCGTTTAGCGTCCAGAAAAGTCGAGGAGGACTTAAGGGCGCATTCCAGGATCTGTTTGCACGTCAATACCAGGAGGTCTTGGCTGTAAATGATATTTCATTTCAAATTCCGCAAGGCGAAATATGCGGATATATTGGGGAGAACGGTGCCGGTAAATCAACAACGATTAAGATGTTGACCGGCATTTTGGTGCCTACTTCAGGGCAAATATCGGTTGGTGGATATGTTCCGTATCAGGAACGTGAGAAGTTTGTACAGAATATTGGTGTCGTTTTTGGTCAACGCAGCCAGCTATGGTGGGATATCGGTGTCATTGAATCATTCCATCTGCTGCGCAAAGTGTATCGAGTAGGTGAGATCGATTTCCGCAAACGTCTGGATGAATTGGTTGAGCGGTTACAGCTTCAGGATCTGCTGAACCGTCCGGTACGTAAGCTCAGTCTTGGACAGCGTATGCGCTGTGAACTGGTCGCTGCGCTGCTGCACAATCCGGATATTGTATTTCTGGATGAGCCAACTATTGGTCTGGATATTGTTGTGAAGTCGGAAATCCGCGAATTCCTGAAAGACATGAATAAGGAACACGGAACAACCATTTTGCTAACAACCCACGATCTGCAGGACATCGAAGCTTTATGTTCAAGAGTTATTATGCTCGATGCGGGCAATATCATTTATGATGGCGGGTTGGATCATCTAAAATCCCAGTGGGGCAAAGAACGGGAAATCCGGTTCAAGTTTGGTACGGCTCACCCTATGGAACAAATGCTGGAATGGACAGCTGCGCTTCCTGTTCGCTGGACGGTGGAGAACGAGCTGTCCGCATCGGTCTGGATTCCACTTGAACTCAACGTGTCTGATGTGCTGGGACGTGTCGTTGGACAGGCAGATATTACCGATATTCAGATTATTGAGATTAACACGGATGAGATCGTGCGCAGTATTTACCAATCCGGTTCCGCCGAGCGTCCCGAGATTGTGGGCGCAAAGAACGAAGCGGTGGGTGTATCCTAA
- a CDS encoding glutamate-1-semialdehyde 2,1-aminomutase: MNPSRSRSELLYEEALQHIVGGVNSPSRSFKAVGGGAPVFMKKAQGAHFWDVDDNRYIDYLAAYGPIVTGHAHPHITQAITEAAANGVLYGTPTELEIKLAKMLKEAIPSMDKVRFVNSGTEAVMTTIRVARAYTKRNKIVKFAGCYHGHSDLVLVAAGSGPSTLGIPDSAGIPTSIAHEVITVPFNDLDSLKAALERWGDDVAAVMVEPIVGNFGMVMPEPGFLEGLCAMTRDNGSLVIYDEVITAFRFHYGSTQTYAGLDNHAEIEPDLTALGKIIGGGLPIGAYGGRKQVMEQVAPLGPAYQAGTMAGNPASISAGIACLEVLQGEGVYAEMERLAIDLTTGLQASADRHGIALTINRIRGAFSTHFCDHPITNYDQAQDTDGEQFASFFRHMLNRGINLAPSKYEAWFLTTAHTDKDVAETLEAAEASFKAMAQA; the protein is encoded by the coding sequence ATGAATCCATCACGTTCCCGTTCCGAGCTTTTATACGAAGAAGCACTTCAACATATTGTAGGAGGTGTCAACAGTCCTTCCCGCTCATTCAAAGCGGTGGGAGGCGGTGCACCTGTATTTATGAAAAAGGCACAAGGTGCACACTTCTGGGATGTCGATGACAACCGTTATATCGATTATCTCGCGGCCTACGGTCCGATTGTTACAGGACATGCTCATCCTCATATTACCCAGGCGATTACCGAGGCAGCAGCAAATGGTGTGCTGTACGGTACACCTACTGAGCTTGAGATCAAGCTCGCCAAAATGCTGAAAGAAGCCATTCCTTCCATGGACAAGGTTCGTTTTGTAAACTCCGGTACAGAAGCAGTCATGACTACCATCCGGGTTGCCCGTGCCTACACCAAACGTAATAAAATTGTGAAATTCGCCGGATGTTACCATGGTCACTCCGATCTGGTCCTTGTGGCAGCAGGTTCGGGGCCGTCCACGCTGGGTATTCCCGATAGTGCAGGCATTCCGACAAGCATTGCCCACGAAGTCATCACAGTACCGTTCAACGATCTGGACAGCCTGAAAGCGGCTCTGGAGCGTTGGGGCGATGATGTCGCCGCAGTTATGGTTGAACCGATTGTCGGCAACTTCGGTATGGTTATGCCAGAACCCGGCTTCCTGGAAGGACTCTGTGCCATGACACGGGACAATGGCTCGCTTGTCATTTACGATGAGGTCATTACAGCCTTCCGTTTCCACTATGGTTCCACACAGACGTACGCGGGACTGGACAATCATGCGGAGATCGAACCGGATCTGACTGCACTTGGCAAAATCATTGGCGGCGGTCTGCCAATCGGTGCTTACGGCGGTCGTAAACAGGTCATGGAGCAGGTTGCTCCACTCGGCCCTGCCTATCAAGCCGGAACGATGGCTGGTAACCCTGCGTCTATCTCTGCGGGTATCGCTTGTCTGGAGGTTCTGCAAGGCGAAGGTGTATATGCGGAGATGGAACGTCTAGCCATTGATCTGACAACAGGCCTTCAGGCTTCTGCGGATCGTCATGGCATTGCGTTAACCATTAACCGAATTCGTGGTGCCTTTTCCACTCACTTCTGTGACCATCCGATTACGAACTATGATCAAGCCCAGGACACCGATGGTGAACAGTTCGCTTCCTTCTTCCGTCATATGTTAAATCGTGGCATTAATCTGGCTCCTTCTAAATATGAAGCCTGGTTCCTGACCACTGCACATACGGACAAGGATGTTGCGGAAACACTCGAAGCCGCAGAAGCTTCCTTCAAAGCTATGGCTCAGGCGTAA
- a CDS encoding ABC-2 family transporter protein, whose protein sequence is MNSAFFDFMRIRFLTMLAYRVNYYSGILIYTLNIGVYYFTWQAIYGSSGELGGFTAAQMTTYVAVSWMARAFYFNNLDREIAADIRDGSIAIQFIRPINYVMVKMMQGLGEGIFRFLLLMIPGMLIAILLFPVELPTAPSAWIGFLVMLFFSFLINSQINVITGLAAFFVENNEGMMRMKRVVVDLFSGLIIPISLYPGWMSAVMKVLPFQAITYLPGSVFTGRVEGTGIWSVLGIQVFWFVILLIPMMLIWRQARKRLFVQGG, encoded by the coding sequence ATGAATAGTGCATTTTTTGATTTTATGCGCATCCGGTTCCTGACGATGCTTGCATACCGGGTGAATTATTATTCCGGCATTTTGATATATACGCTGAATATCGGCGTGTATTACTTTACGTGGCAAGCCATTTACGGCAGTAGTGGTGAATTGGGCGGTTTTACGGCAGCTCAGATGACGACATATGTGGCGGTATCGTGGATGGCGCGTGCATTTTATTTTAACAACCTGGACCGGGAAATAGCCGCAGACATTCGGGATGGCTCCATTGCCATTCAATTCATAAGACCGATCAACTATGTCATGGTCAAAATGATGCAGGGGCTGGGCGAAGGTATTTTCCGTTTCCTGCTGCTCATGATTCCTGGAATGCTCATTGCCATTCTGTTGTTCCCGGTTGAACTGCCAACAGCGCCGTCCGCATGGATTGGCTTTCTGGTCATGCTGTTCTTCAGTTTCCTCATTAACTCCCAGATTAATGTCATTACGGGACTGGCCGCATTTTTTGTGGAAAACAATGAAGGTATGATGCGCATGAAACGCGTTGTGGTTGATCTGTTCTCCGGTCTGATCATTCCAATCAGCCTCTATCCGGGCTGGATGTCTGCAGTGATGAAAGTATTGCCTTTTCAGGCCATTACGTATCTGCCTGGCTCGGTTTTCACCGGAAGAGTGGAAGGCACAGGCATCTGGAGCGTACTCGGCATTCAGGTGTTCTGGTTTGTCATATTGCTCATTCCGATGATGCTGATCTGGCGTCAGGCGCGCAAGCGTCTGTTCGTGCAAGGAGGATAA
- the trpS gene encoding tryptophan--tRNA ligase, giving the protein MNKNKDIILTGDRTTGQLHLGHYVGSLRSRVQLQDEYKTYILLADVQALTTHYDQPGLIADSVHQVTLDYLAVGIDPNKATLFIQSMIPEIAELTVIFSMFITVNSLRHNPTIKNEALDRGYKDLYYGFLGYPVSQAADIAFCKATLVPAGEDQIPHIETARKLVRRFNELYAPVLPEPRILTGERLGGLDGVGKMSKSMGNAISLNAHPDDVYAKLSRAKTDPARIHRSDPGHPDICPVFAYHQLFRKDEAAEIHASCSDGTIGCKDCKKMAGNAINELLSPFRERRNYYEQRGHEVKEILVEGTRQARQAARETMLEVREAMGIRYFD; this is encoded by the coding sequence ATGAACAAGAACAAAGACATTATTTTAACCGGAGACCGGACAACCGGACAGCTTCATCTCGGCCATTACGTGGGCAGCCTGCGCAGTCGGGTGCAATTGCAGGATGAGTACAAAACGTATATTTTACTGGCTGATGTACAGGCGCTCACGACCCACTATGATCAACCGGGGCTGATTGCAGACAGCGTACATCAAGTGACACTTGATTATCTTGCCGTAGGTATCGATCCCAATAAAGCCACTCTGTTCATCCAGTCGATGATTCCGGAAATTGCCGAGCTGACTGTCATTTTCTCCATGTTTATCACGGTGAACAGTCTTCGGCATAATCCCACGATTAAAAACGAAGCGCTTGACCGTGGCTATAAAGACCTCTATTACGGATTTCTCGGTTATCCCGTCAGTCAGGCTGCGGATATTGCGTTCTGCAAAGCAACCCTTGTTCCGGCAGGTGAAGACCAGATCCCACATATCGAAACAGCGCGGAAACTGGTACGGCGGTTCAATGAATTATATGCGCCAGTTCTGCCTGAACCACGTATTCTGACCGGAGAACGGCTGGGCGGACTGGATGGCGTGGGCAAAATGAGCAAAAGCATGGGCAACGCCATTTCGTTGAATGCTCATCCTGATGATGTGTATGCCAAGCTGTCCAGAGCGAAAACCGATCCTGCCCGCATTCATCGTTCTGACCCGGGGCATCCGGATATTTGTCCGGTGTTTGCCTATCACCAGCTATTTCGAAAGGATGAAGCCGCTGAGATTCATGCGAGCTGCAGTGACGGCACCATTGGATGCAAGGACTGCAAGAAGATGGCGGGCAATGCAATTAACGAACTGCTCTCTCCTTTCCGTGAACGGCGAAATTACTATGAACAACGTGGGCATGAAGTGAAAGAAATCCTCGTGGAAGGCACACGTCAGGCCCGTCAGGCTGCACGTGAGACAATGCTTGAGGTTCGTGAAGCGATGGGAATACGTTATTTCGACTGA
- a CDS encoding LCP family protein: MTRKTKRTIWISLAAFVLIVGGAAAFYFGSILNQLNGLQKEGDESPFAGIENVEKVSTPDPPKWEGTETVNILVMGVDARGLEKGEVPRSDSMMVVSLDPLTKKINLFSILRDTYVNIDGYGKERINTAITHGPNVAMKAAGDLLGIPVQYYVYTDFQGFIKLVDAVGGVDFDVEKDMHYTSKADNNEYDIDLKKGYQHLDGNTALMYVRFRHDAMSDYARSERQREFLKAVAAKMQSTTTIAKLPSILEEVNPYVDTNLTLSDMWKLGGLGYQSSMNGSEQIPPMKMLKEERTPGGAEVLSVTNEEKLKQYIQDIIHPPVQEEGSTTGAEDKTASGDEQDSKQPAQ, encoded by the coding sequence ATGACCAGAAAGACGAAGAGAACCATTTGGATTTCTCTTGCCGCCTTCGTGCTGATTGTTGGAGGCGCTGCGGCATTTTATTTCGGTTCTATTCTCAATCAGTTGAATGGCTTGCAAAAGGAAGGCGATGAATCGCCGTTTGCCGGTATCGAAAATGTTGAAAAAGTAAGTACACCGGATCCTCCGAAATGGGAAGGCACCGAGACGGTAAATATTCTCGTTATGGGTGTGGATGCCCGCGGGCTGGAGAAGGGGGAAGTCCCTCGTTCTGACAGCATGATGGTCGTTTCGCTTGACCCACTCACCAAAAAAATTAATCTATTCTCCATTCTGCGTGACACATACGTCAACATTGACGGATATGGCAAGGAACGCATCAATACTGCCATTACCCATGGTCCCAACGTGGCAATGAAAGCTGCCGGAGACCTGCTGGGTATCCCTGTCCAGTATTATGTGTATACCGATTTCCAAGGATTCATCAAATTGGTGGATGCCGTTGGCGGTGTGGATTTTGACGTAGAGAAGGACATGCACTATACAAGTAAAGCGGACAATAATGAATACGATATTGATCTAAAAAAAGGCTACCAGCATTTGGACGGTAATACAGCTCTCATGTACGTTCGCTTCCGTCATGATGCCATGTCGGATTATGCCCGCTCTGAGCGGCAGCGCGAGTTCCTGAAAGCTGTAGCAGCGAAAATGCAGTCAACAACAACGATTGCCAAACTACCTTCCATTCTGGAAGAAGTAAATCCTTATGTAGATACCAATCTGACCCTCTCCGATATGTGGAAACTGGGCGGACTTGGATATCAGAGCAGCATGAACGGCAGCGAGCAAATTCCGCCAATGAAAATGCTCAAGGAAGAACGTACACCTGGTGGAGCTGAGGTGCTGTCGGTAACCAACGAGGAAAAACTCAAGCAATATATTCAAGATATCATTCATCCTCCTGTTCAAGAAGAAGGCAGTACTACCGGAGCCGAAGACAAAACGGCAAGTGGTGACGAACAAGACTCCAAGCAACCTGCACAGTAA
- a CDS encoding DMT family transporter, which translates to MNNSQTRTYAYVAAVLYAAIIGLSFLFVKMTVSVAHPIDVLAHRFALSLLVVSIPVVFGWIKIKLTLRDLWRIIPLGLLSPVLFFAFQAFGLVSSNSSEAGIIQAMAPVFTLVLASIFLKERTSIPQKLFLLLSVAGVIFIFMMKGNGMSAGNFKGIALLLLSTVCFAGYGVLARPLAQKYKPMELTWVTLMVGFIVFNAASLIRHASSGTMMDYVKPLGDASYLGALAYLAVLSTMFSTLLASYALTHLEASKMSVFSNLSTLISIAGGAWILHEPVHGYHFVGALLIIAGVLGTNMSGRKRGLVKPDQA; encoded by the coding sequence ATGAACAATAGCCAAACTAGAACTTACGCATATGTAGCAGCTGTTTTATACGCAGCCATTATTGGCTTATCCTTTTTATTTGTCAAAATGACGGTGAGTGTCGCACATCCCATTGATGTACTTGCCCATCGTTTTGCTTTGTCATTGCTCGTAGTCAGCATCCCTGTCGTTTTTGGATGGATCAAGATCAAGCTAACCCTTCGAGATCTGTGGCGTATCATTCCGTTAGGACTGCTCTCTCCTGTTTTGTTCTTTGCCTTTCAGGCATTCGGGTTAGTCTCATCCAACTCATCGGAAGCAGGGATTATCCAGGCGATGGCCCCCGTATTCACACTTGTGTTGGCCTCTATCTTTCTAAAGGAACGCACATCCATACCGCAAAAACTGTTCCTGTTGTTGTCTGTGGCGGGTGTAATCTTTATTTTTATGATGAAAGGGAACGGGATGTCAGCAGGCAATTTTAAGGGTATTGCTTTACTGCTGCTCTCCACGGTGTGTTTTGCAGGTTATGGTGTATTGGCAAGACCCTTGGCGCAGAAATATAAACCGATGGAATTGACCTGGGTGACCCTGATGGTTGGATTTATCGTCTTCAACGCAGCTTCCCTGATTCGTCACGCATCGAGCGGAACCATGATGGATTATGTGAAGCCACTCGGAGATGCATCTTACCTGGGAGCACTGGCCTATCTGGCCGTCCTCTCCACCATGTTCTCCACGCTGCTGGCGAGTTATGCCCTGACTCATCTGGAAGCTTCCAAAATGAGTGTATTCAGTAATTTGTCCACACTCATCTCGATTGCTGGCGGAGCCTGGATATTGCATGAACCCGTTCATGGATACCACTTTGTTGGAGCGCTGCTGATCATCGCAGGTGTACTTGGCACCAATATGAGCGGAAGAAAACGTGGGCTGGTCAAACCAGATCAAGCGTGA
- a CDS encoding endospore germination permease, which produces MKPTQPSFLQAMMLMMLSVGLISHVLIIPALLSSAKRDAWISVLLSAGPYLIFTLMLAYVSRFLQHQTLHEWLTSHLGKPLGMLFRVGNSLFFLSVIYFTLHDTTTWAKTNYLTETPVLVTSIALMTLCAYAAYKGIRSLAFTAGLILPLVVLLGFYVAIVNSQYKDYSRLLPVLEHGWHPVLHGTVYSLSGMFELLFIWYLQPHLSKRIRVWQYLMLAFIILGLTLGPLIGAIVEFDPFEAAKMRYPAFEEWRIASLGKYIAQTDFFSIYQWLAGSFTRISLAMYIVVEIWNIKSASRRIICCATLGVLFILSMLYPLDDMTFEKLLVQYIFPFNLMYLSGLAVVATAVAYISSRHQRRKHHGAPND; this is translated from the coding sequence ATGAAACCAACACAGCCTTCTTTTTTGCAAGCCATGATGTTAATGATGTTATCTGTCGGCCTGATCAGCCACGTCCTGATCATCCCTGCTCTTTTGTCTTCGGCCAAAAGAGATGCATGGATATCCGTTCTGTTGTCTGCAGGGCCCTATCTTATATTCACGCTGATGCTTGCGTATGTCTCTCGTTTTCTCCAGCACCAAACCCTGCATGAATGGCTGACTTCCCATCTTGGCAAGCCTCTTGGCATGCTGTTTCGGGTGGGAAACAGCCTCTTTTTTCTGTCCGTAATCTACTTCACTCTGCATGATACCACCACTTGGGCCAAAACCAATTACCTGACGGAGACACCCGTATTGGTTACAAGCATTGCCCTGATGACTCTTTGTGCCTATGCAGCCTATAAAGGTATACGTTCTCTGGCATTTACAGCAGGATTGATCCTGCCACTGGTTGTGCTGCTTGGCTTCTATGTCGCAATCGTTAATTCACAATACAAAGATTACAGTCGTCTGCTGCCTGTGCTTGAACATGGCTGGCACCCTGTGCTTCATGGTACAGTCTACAGCCTTTCAGGCATGTTTGAGCTGCTGTTCATCTGGTACTTGCAGCCCCACCTCTCCAAGCGGATACGTGTATGGCAATACCTGATGCTCGCGTTCATTATTCTTGGGCTGACCCTTGGCCCGCTCATTGGGGCGATCGTGGAATTCGATCCTTTTGAAGCTGCCAAAATGCGATATCCCGCCTTTGAAGAATGGCGAATTGCCTCCTTGGGCAAATATATTGCCCAGACCGATTTCTTTTCCATCTACCAGTGGCTGGCCGGTTCTTTTACCCGGATTAGTCTGGCCATGTATATTGTAGTAGAAATTTGGAATATTAAGAGCGCCTCCAGAAGGATCATATGTTGTGCCACTCTTGGCGTCTTATTTATTCTTTCCATGCTGTATCCTCTGGATGATATGACATTCGAAAAGCTGCTTGTCCAATACATATTCCCGTTCAATCTCATGTATCTGAGCGGACTAGCGGTGGTTGCAACAGCCGTTGCATACATCAGTTCACGCCATCAGAGGAGGAAACATCATGGAGCACCAAACGATTGA